One window from the genome of Pseudanabaena yagii GIHE-NHR1 encodes:
- a CDS encoding response regulator transcription factor, with amino-acid sequence MNVLYVEDEEKIANFVCIGLKEQGFVVDYCANGNDGYAHALEFEYDAIILDIMVPGKDGLAILKGLRKEGNSTPVILLTARNELDDRLTGLNLGADDYIAKPFFVEELIARIHAVVRRVSGDHQNILTVPPLKLDRLTREVTCHQEVIELTSREFNLLEYLMRSPGRVFTRTQILEHVWGYDFNPNTNLIDVCIQRIRKKIEKVGGEECLESVRGVGYRFRKPQNP; translated from the coding sequence ATGAATGTGTTATATGTTGAAGACGAAGAGAAAATTGCTAATTTCGTCTGCATTGGCTTAAAGGAACAGGGCTTTGTGGTGGACTATTGTGCCAATGGAAATGATGGCTATGCCCATGCCTTAGAATTTGAATATGATGCGATTATTCTCGATATTATGGTTCCGGGGAAAGATGGCTTAGCGATTCTCAAGGGGTTACGCAAGGAAGGGAATAGCACACCTGTAATTTTATTAACTGCCCGTAATGAACTCGATGATCGGCTGACAGGACTGAATCTCGGAGCCGATGATTATATTGCGAAGCCATTTTTTGTGGAAGAATTAATTGCCCGAATTCATGCCGTTGTCCGCCGTGTTTCAGGCGATCACCAAAATATTTTGACTGTCCCCCCTCTCAAACTCGATCGCCTTACTCGCGAAGTGACCTGTCACCAAGAAGTAATTGAACTCACTTCCCGCGAATTTAATTTGCTGGAATATCTCATGCGATCGCCCGGCCGTGTATTTACCCGCACTCAAATCCTTGAACATGTTTGGGGCTATGACTTCAATCCGAACACTAATTTAATTGATGTTTGTATTCAACGTATTCGCAAAAAAATCGAGAAAGTCGGCGGCGAAGAATGTCTGGAAAGTGTGCGTGGTGTTGGTTATCGTTTTCGCAAACCTCAAAATCCATAG
- a CDS encoding ATP-grasp domain-containing protein: MKSLTKTINVAITGINAIDNPAPGTGVARSLREDPQLPTKLLGLAYDAMEPGLYMDWLFDRRYIMPYPSGDPETLMQRLEQIQDQTGIDCIIPNFDVELPLYIHCAKELEAIGIHTYLPTKAQFALRNKSKLAEVAPSFGIKTPKTITVTSVQELEEAIAELHFPLMIKGSYYKAYRVNTLEQAIQRFYQLAAEWGYPIIVQQVITGIELNLVGVGNGQGGHLGLVAIKKMAVTEIGKIWSGVTIHHEGMRLATEAFLSHTKWKGAFEMECMLDRDGEIYLIEINPRFPAWTYFATGVGINLPSRLVRAALGLPIPAHQDYEASKLLMRYTYEIITDIAPLQTLVTLGEL, from the coding sequence ATGAAATCCCTGACAAAGACAATTAACGTGGCGATTACAGGTATTAATGCGATCGATAATCCAGCCCCTGGAACAGGTGTAGCGCGAAGTTTGCGCGAAGATCCCCAATTACCCACCAAGTTATTGGGCTTAGCCTATGACGCGATGGAACCAGGGCTATATATGGATTGGCTATTCGATCGCCGCTACATTATGCCCTATCCATCGGGCGATCCTGAAACCCTGATGCAACGTTTGGAACAGATTCAAGACCAAACGGGGATTGATTGCATTATTCCTAATTTTGATGTGGAACTTCCTCTCTATATCCACTGTGCCAAGGAACTAGAAGCGATCGGCATTCATACTTATCTCCCCACCAAAGCCCAATTTGCCCTCCGCAATAAGTCAAAGCTTGCCGAAGTTGCCCCCAGTTTTGGAATTAAAACCCCTAAAACAATCACAGTAACATCAGTTCAGGAGCTAGAAGAAGCGATCGCGGAATTGCATTTTCCCTTGATGATTAAGGGTTCCTATTACAAGGCTTATCGGGTGAATACCCTTGAGCAAGCTATCCAACGCTTTTATCAATTGGCGGCGGAATGGGGATACCCAATCATTGTGCAGCAGGTGATTACAGGTATTGAATTGAATTTAGTGGGAGTGGGAAATGGACAAGGCGGACATCTGGGCTTAGTTGCTATCAAAAAGATGGCCGTCACAGAAATCGGCAAAATTTGGAGTGGGGTGACAATTCACCATGAAGGGATGCGATTAGCTACGGAAGCTTTTCTCAGTCATACCAAGTGGAAAGGGGCTTTTGAAATGGAATGTATGCTCGATCGCGATGGGGAAATTTATTTGATTGAGATTAATCCTCGTTTTCCTGCATGGACTTATTTTGCAACGGGAGTGGGGATTAACTTACCATCTCGCCTAGTCAGAGCCGCCCTTGGCTTACCAATCCCTGCCCATCAAGATTACGAAGCGAGCAAATTATTAATGCGCTACACCTACGAAATTATTACCGATATTGCGCCTTTACAAACTTTAGTCACGTTAGGAGAACTTTAA
- a CDS encoding PqqD family protein has translation MAGLKTLQISHDGFAFDSSTGETYTLNRCGRLILQKMQQGENRAQIITALAESFGMAQSLIEKDLADFCQQMEALGISSKNIGKSNSQSHSRIQEAIA, from the coding sequence ATGGCAGGATTAAAAACGCTACAAATTTCTCACGATGGTTTTGCGTTTGATTCTTCAACGGGGGAAACTTATACGCTTAATCGTTGTGGACGCTTGATATTGCAAAAAATGCAACAGGGTGAAAATCGTGCTCAAATCATCACGGCACTTGCGGAATCTTTCGGCATGGCTCAAAGTTTAATTGAAAAGGATTTAGCCGATTTTTGCCAACAAATGGAAGCCTTGGGCATTTCTTCTAAAAATATTGGTAAATCTAATTCTCAATCTCATTCTCGAATTCAAGAGGCGATCGCATGA
- a CDS encoding alanine racemase — protein MSTAQYTYEKPMIRRLNSGLMNKFAGASPNQRKVKSEIAGVAVEDLVAAYGSPLFVYSEKTLRRKFRSMKQAFATRYPDVTFGWSYKTNYLKAICAILHQEGAIAELVSKMEYEKAKALGIEGKNMILNGPHKPFATLEAAVRDGVTINIDHLDEIEDLEAIATQIGQTIAVGIRLNLDAGIQPCWSRFGFNLESGQAMEAVHRIVSGGKLQIKGLHSHIGTFIMEPEAYARQVEKMIEFGYAIESAYGWRMEYIDIGGGFPSRSRLKGTYHAAEVLTPAIDDYADAICDAMWANLKSGHTPKLILESGRAVIDEAGSLITSVCSTKRLPDSTRAYVLDAGVNLLFTSFWYNFDISLGQPVNGECEQSVLYGPMCMNIDVIAESIALPALSRGDRLVVSTVGAYNNTQWLQFIEYRPNVVLITESGDVELIREAEDLGDLERRERLPARLAIAHLEKV, from the coding sequence ATGTCTACAGCCCAATATACATACGAAAAGCCCATGATCCGCAGGTTGAATAGTGGCTTGATGAACAAGTTTGCAGGGGCATCGCCCAATCAGCGTAAGGTCAAGAGTGAAATCGCAGGGGTTGCAGTTGAAGATTTAGTTGCTGCCTATGGTTCTCCTTTGTTTGTCTATTCTGAGAAGACATTACGGCGCAAGTTCCGTTCCATGAAACAGGCTTTTGCGACCCGTTATCCTGATGTTACCTTTGGCTGGTCGTACAAAACTAATTATCTCAAGGCGATTTGCGCGATCTTGCATCAAGAAGGGGCGATCGCGGAATTAGTCTCGAAAATGGAATATGAGAAGGCGAAGGCATTGGGAATTGAGGGCAAAAATATGATCCTCAATGGACCTCACAAACCCTTTGCCACTCTGGAAGCAGCCGTGCGGGATGGAGTGACGATTAATATCGATCATCTTGATGAAATCGAAGATCTAGAAGCGATCGCCACTCAGATCGGTCAAACTATTGCTGTCGGTATTCGCCTCAATTTAGATGCAGGGATTCAGCCCTGTTGGTCACGCTTTGGCTTCAATCTCGAATCTGGACAAGCAATGGAAGCAGTGCATCGCATCGTTAGCGGTGGCAAGTTACAGATTAAGGGCTTGCATAGTCACATCGGCACATTCATTATGGAGCCAGAAGCCTATGCGCGGCAGGTCGAAAAGATGATCGAGTTTGGCTATGCGATCGAGTCTGCCTATGGTTGGCGCATGGAATATATTGATATTGGCGGCGGATTCCCTTCCCGTAGTCGCCTAAAGGGAACCTATCATGCTGCGGAAGTTCTCACTCCTGCCATTGATGATTATGCCGATGCCATTTGTGATGCGATGTGGGCAAATCTCAAATCAGGGCATACTCCTAAACTAATTCTCGAATCTGGACGGGCAGTGATCGATGAAGCAGGTTCTCTAATTACCAGTGTGTGCAGCACAAAACGCTTGCCCGATAGCACTCGCGCCTATGTGTTGGATGCGGGTGTAAATCTTCTATTCACCAGTTTTTGGTATAACTTCGATATTTCCCTCGGACAACCCGTCAACGGTGAATGCGAACAATCGGTTTTGTATGGTCCCATGTGCATGAATATCGATGTGATTGCCGAAAGTATTGCCCTACCTGCATTATCGAGAGGTGATCGCCTTGTGGTTTCCACCGTTGGCGCGTATAACAATACCCAATGGCTCCAGTTTATCGAATATCGCCCCAATGTGGTTCTTATTACTGAGTCAGGGGATGTGGAACTGATTCGCGAAGCCGAAGATCTTGGCGACTTGGAACGCAGAGAACGTTTACCCGCACGTCTGGCGATCGCGCATTTAGAGAAAGTCTAA